A genomic stretch from Sphingobacterium sp. ML3W includes:
- a CDS encoding GNAT family N-acetyltransferase → MELQIQNSTLYDIDSIFKFYRIATDFQKAKSMVYWPEFDRKLIEQELEERRQWKMITDQDIACVWATTFDDPDIWEERNDDPAVYIHRIATNPNFRGKNLVNNIVNWSIGYAIANNKKFVRLDTVGENKGLIDYYTKCGFDFLGLKKLRNTAGLPAHYDNAIVSLFEIKL, encoded by the coding sequence ATGGAATTACAGATACAGAATAGCACACTTTACGATATTGATTCGATCTTTAAGTTTTATAGGATTGCAACTGATTTTCAAAAGGCAAAATCCATGGTTTATTGGCCTGAGTTTGATCGGAAACTTATCGAACAGGAGCTGGAAGAGCGTAGACAATGGAAAATGATTACTGATCAGGATATCGCCTGTGTCTGGGCGACAACATTCGACGACCCTGATATTTGGGAAGAGAGAAATGACGACCCAGCAGTTTACATCCATCGCATCGCAACGAATCCCAATTTTAGAGGTAAGAATCTTGTTAACAATATTGTGAATTGGTCGATTGGATATGCTATTGCAAATAATAAGAAGTTTGTTCGATTGGATACAGTAGGTGAGAATAAAGGACTGATTGACTACTACACCAAATGTGGTTTTGATTTTTTGGGTTTAAAGAAGCTTCGTAATACAGCAGGCTTACCAGCACATTATGACAATGCTATTGTAAGTTTGTTTGAGATAAAGCTTTGA
- a CDS encoding arginine deiminase family protein, producing the protein MVYVENEFAPLQKVILAVSEFGFPKAIRAEDLRFLPYTDTESDVANAGKDFAEVHPEQQKAWDLERANFAAVLEKYGVEVLRPRQLTKLEKEAEAKDGYANFFVRDPFFTVGNAVIEGSLRFLQRRNEILPIRDIFEQQVYPDDCLYVAAPKPAIHDHSDLSRWHGPFIEGGDVLVLGKQVFVGNSGLASNSLGIRWLSKLLKPYGYQVEEIRLHPDILHLDCALGLIREGLMVVCEDAFLEGIPEHLKQWDKINVTLTEAGQLATNGLPINPNVYVTDPVFKPIGDKLSLYGIYVEYIDFQISRSFGGSFRCSTQPLLRRF; encoded by the coding sequence ATGGTATATGTAGAAAATGAGTTCGCTCCTTTGCAGAAAGTGATCTTGGCGGTTTCAGAGTTTGGGTTTCCGAAAGCAATTCGAGCGGAAGATCTTCGTTTTCTCCCCTATACCGACACTGAAAGTGATGTTGCAAATGCGGGAAAAGATTTCGCAGAAGTGCATCCTGAGCAACAAAAAGCATGGGATCTTGAACGTGCAAATTTTGCTGCTGTACTGGAAAAATATGGGGTAGAAGTGTTGCGTCCCCGTCAGTTGACAAAATTGGAGAAAGAAGCCGAAGCTAAAGACGGCTATGCCAACTTCTTTGTACGCGATCCTTTTTTTACTGTGGGTAATGCTGTCATCGAAGGTTCCTTGCGTTTTCTCCAACGAAGAAATGAAATCTTGCCGATCCGGGATATTTTTGAACAACAGGTCTATCCAGATGACTGCCTCTATGTTGCTGCACCCAAACCCGCGATCCATGATCATAGTGATCTTTCGCGTTGGCATGGGCCTTTTATCGAGGGTGGGGATGTGTTGGTACTTGGCAAGCAGGTATTTGTCGGTAACTCTGGACTTGCATCCAATAGCTTAGGAATTCGTTGGTTGTCAAAATTACTCAAACCCTATGGTTATCAGGTCGAGGAAATAAGATTGCATCCGGATATTTTGCATTTGGACTGTGCACTCGGACTTATTCGTGAAGGGCTAATGGTTGTTTGTGAAGATGCTTTTCTCGAGGGCATACCGGAACATTTAAAACAATGGGATAAGATTAATGTTACCCTAACCGAGGCCGGGCAGTTGGCAACCAACGGTCTACCGATCAACCCCAATGTATACGTCACTGACCCTGTATTTAAACCTATTGGCGATAAGCTTTCACTTTATGGGATATATGTCGAATATATTGACTTCCAGATCAGCAGAAGTTTTGGTGGTTCATTCCGCTGTAGTACGCAACCCCTATTGCGACGATTTTAA
- a CDS encoding glyoxalase, with the protein MEGLRSGVFITFSGNCRKALRFYQSCFGGSLHFDRLDKKINGYSELPIVSASLTSPSVVIYGSDLVHDDGRKIGNYLSVFLPCTNVIDRGRLVTKLAAGRQAVLGNNETDQLVEVTDIFDVRWILGIQ; encoded by the coding sequence ATGGAAGGGTTAAGAAGCGGGGTTTTTATCACGTTTTCAGGGAATTGTAGAAAGGCACTTCGTTTTTATCAGTCCTGTTTTGGCGGAAGCCTACATTTTGACAGGCTGGATAAAAAGATAAATGGGTATTCAGAGTTACCCATTGTAAGTGCCTCTCTTACTTCCCCAAGTGTGGTCATCTACGGCTCGGATCTGGTACATGATGATGGACGAAAAATTGGCAATTATCTTTCAGTGTTTTTGCCTTGTACAAATGTGATTGATCGTGGTCGTCTTGTCACCAAGCTTGCGGCTGGACGACAAGCTGTATTGGGAAATAATGAGACAGACCAGCTGGTAGAAGTAACAGATATTTTCGACGTAAGGTGGATATTGGGGATTCAATAG
- a CDS encoding SRPBCC family protein: MKTNSVSLHRVIQASPEKVFRAFADPVAHATWLPPYGFVCTVQQMDFKVGGQFKMTFINFGTGHGHSFGGEYLEITPNEFIKYVDRFDDPNLPGEMTTTVSLRAVSCGTELKIEQTGIPEVIPAEMCYLGWQESLEKMKKLVEPVIPDA, encoded by the coding sequence ATGAAAACAAATAGTGTTTCTTTACATCGGGTTATTCAGGCAAGCCCTGAAAAAGTCTTCCGCGCATTCGCGGATCCAGTAGCGCACGCTACTTGGTTGCCTCCTTATGGTTTTGTCTGTACTGTACAACAGATGGATTTTAAAGTCGGTGGTCAATTTAAGATGACGTTTATCAATTTTGGTACAGGTCATGGTCATTCCTTTGGGGGAGAGTATTTGGAAATTACACCCAATGAATTTATCAAGTATGTTGACCGCTTTGATGATCCGAATTTACCCGGAGAAATGACAACCACAGTTTCACTGCGTGCTGTCAGCTGTGGTACTGAACTTAAAATAGAGCAAACAGGAATTCCTGAAGTTATTCCTGCTGAAATGTGTTACCTGGGCTGGCAGGAATCTTTGGAAAAAATGAAAAAACTTGTAGAACCCGTCATACCAGACGCATAA
- a CDS encoding DoxX family protein gives MKKNKIIFWIATIFIVIWEGVMPLGTLLFAPQYMNAGTKPLGYPDYFAYALIICKVLGVIAIAIPQFPAKLKEWAYAGLTFSLLFAFISHACVDKNITYMLLPLIVLGILMLSYVYRSKLAGASRTSQQNAHTGASAIS, from the coding sequence ATGAAAAAGAATAAAATTATCTTCTGGATAGCGACAATATTTATTGTTATCTGGGAAGGCGTTATGCCACTGGGCACATTACTATTTGCACCGCAATATATGAATGCAGGAACCAAACCCTTGGGTTACCCTGATTATTTTGCCTATGCCCTTATTATCTGTAAGGTTCTTGGGGTTATTGCCATTGCTATTCCACAGTTTCCGGCTAAGCTAAAAGAATGGGCTTACGCAGGATTGACATTCAGTTTACTATTTGCCTTTATCAGTCATGCGTGTGTGGATAAAAATATAACCTATATGTTATTGCCACTTATCGTATTGGGTATACTGATGTTATCTTATGTCTATCGGTCCAAGCTAGCTGGTGCAAGTCGTACCTCGCAGCAGAATGCACATACTGGCGCATCGGCGATATCGTAA
- a CDS encoding SRPBCC family protein — protein MERQTKIKVEAAVNAPVEKVWQQWNAPADIMQWNAADESWHCPSSQNDLRVNGTFKNRMEAKDGSFGFDFEGTYDKVELHQEIAYTMSDGRTVSTVFSERDGKTMMSTTFDAEQMNDPEFQKQGWQAILNNFVKHVESTN, from the coding sequence ATGGAAAGACAAACAAAAATTAAGGTAGAAGCAGCGGTAAACGCGCCAGTAGAAAAGGTATGGCAACAATGGAATGCGCCAGCAGATATTATGCAATGGAATGCCGCGGATGAAAGCTGGCATTGTCCAAGCAGTCAAAACGACTTGCGTGTGAATGGCACTTTTAAAAATCGGATGGAAGCAAAGGATGGAAGTTTTGGGTTCGATTTTGAGGGAACTTATGATAAGGTTGAATTGCATCAGGAAATCGCCTATACCATGTCTGATGGTCGGACAGTAAGCACAGTGTTTTCCGAAAGAGATGGAAAGACAATGATGAGTACCACTTTTGATGCGGAGCAGATGAATGATCCTGAATTTCAGAAGCAAGGTTGGCAAGCTATTCTCAATAATTTTGTAAAACACGTTGAATCAACAAATTAA
- a CDS encoding helix-turn-helix domain-containing protein, with protein MQISVFVPQYGTIEGITPAFRTFLTANEFLSAFGKKPIFNVEYVGLSEYVPANSGEYTIKTNRLLQDVERTDLLIIPPTFGDVDTGIKDNAEAIPYFRKLHLKGTRLASLCVGAFLLAETGLLNGKKCSTHWAYVSEFKEKYPEIEVEDGAVITENDNIYSSGGASSLWNLILYLVEKFSDRETAVMIAKYFALDISRDSQSQFAIFRGQRNHEDLDIQKAQDYIELKYEEKITVEDLANFVNIGRRTFERRFKEATNNTPVEYIQRVRIEAAKKFFEASRKNVSQVMYDVGYTDTKAFRDIFKKITGLTPIEYRNKFAKVA; from the coding sequence ATGCAAATCTCTGTTTTTGTTCCCCAATATGGTACTATTGAAGGCATTACACCAGCATTTAGAACCTTTCTCACGGCCAATGAATTTCTTTCGGCTTTTGGAAAAAAACCGATATTCAATGTTGAGTATGTAGGTCTTAGTGAATATGTACCGGCTAATAGTGGTGAGTATACCATAAAAACCAATCGTTTGCTGCAAGATGTGGAACGGACAGATTTATTAATCATACCACCGACTTTCGGAGATGTTGACACCGGAATAAAGGATAATGCCGAAGCAATACCCTATTTCAGAAAACTCCATTTAAAAGGTACCCGCCTGGCCAGCTTATGTGTGGGAGCTTTCCTCTTAGCCGAAACGGGTTTATTAAATGGTAAAAAATGCTCAACCCATTGGGCCTATGTGAGCGAATTCAAGGAAAAATACCCTGAAATAGAAGTGGAAGATGGGGCAGTTATTACAGAAAACGATAATATTTACAGCAGTGGTGGTGCCAGCAGTCTATGGAATTTGATTCTATATCTTGTCGAAAAATTTTCCGACCGTGAAACGGCAGTTATGATAGCCAAATATTTTGCGCTGGATATCAGTCGTGATAGTCAGTCCCAATTTGCGATATTCCGCGGCCAACGCAATCACGAAGATCTGGATATCCAAAAAGCGCAGGACTACATTGAACTGAAGTATGAGGAAAAAATTACGGTCGAAGATTTAGCCAATTTTGTTAATATTGGCCGCCGAACTTTTGAACGAAGATTTAAAGAAGCAACAAATAATACACCCGTGGAATATATCCAGCGTGTACGCATAGAGGCCGCAAAGAAATTTTTTGAAGCTTCAAGGAAGAATGTTTCCCAAGTGATGTATGATGTCGGATACACAGATACAAAAGCATTTCGGGATATTTTCAAAAAAATAACAGGCCTTACTCCAATAGAGTATCGAAACAAATTTGCTAAAGTCGCTTAA
- a CDS encoding DUF885 domain-containing protein, with protein MKLITYTFTVLGLGILASCGSGSNTKKALADTTSNANFKAYEDRFIEQLWKENPEWATQVGFHRYDSLLTIPDAKSRALRLEFSKQHLDHLKSFDLNELNLSQQTDYHLIQNYLESNVWSIEKERSYEWNPSSYNVSGTIAFMLAENYAPLHDRLHAIEQRMAQIPAYYEAAKGQIKNPALVLTDLAIQQNLGGLSVFETDLRDSLKKSSLPATEKAAIQAKADQAVKAINGFVTFLKTNPNPSPRSFRLGQELYDQKFKFDIQSGSTAAQIYDAAMARKSYLHGEMYKISKELWPKYFGKTVQPTDSLVLIRKMIDTLSVNHVKADEFQSAIEAQIPKLVEFVKNKDLLYIDDSKPLVVRKEPAYMAGVAGASISAPGPYDKGGNTYYNVGSLAGWTKEASESYLREYNHYILQILNIHEAIPGHYTQLVYANQSPSLIKSVLGNGAMIEGWAVYTEQMMLENGYGDNAPEMWLMWYKWHLRTVCNAILDYSVHVKNMSEKDAMHLLVDEAFQQQAEAAGKWKRVSVSSVQLTSYFTGYKEIYDLREAVKKEEGAQFKLKAFNEKFLSFGNSPVKYIREMMLKK; from the coding sequence ATGAAACTGATAACATATACATTCACTGTCCTGGGTTTGGGAATCCTGGCTTCCTGTGGGTCGGGATCCAATACAAAAAAAGCCCTTGCGGATACGACTTCGAATGCAAATTTTAAAGCTTATGAAGATCGATTCATCGAGCAGCTCTGGAAAGAAAATCCAGAATGGGCTACACAGGTGGGTTTTCATCGATACGATTCGCTGTTAACGATACCCGATGCCAAAAGCAGGGCATTACGTTTGGAATTTTCTAAGCAACATTTAGATCATTTGAAAAGTTTTGATCTGAACGAGCTGAATCTCTCCCAACAGACCGATTACCATTTGATCCAGAATTACCTAGAATCTAATGTATGGTCAATTGAAAAAGAGCGTTCTTATGAGTGGAATCCTTCATCCTACAATGTAAGTGGAACTATCGCCTTTATGTTGGCTGAGAATTATGCTCCATTGCATGATCGTCTTCACGCTATTGAACAACGGATGGCACAAATTCCAGCTTATTATGAGGCTGCGAAAGGACAGATTAAGAATCCAGCGTTGGTATTAACAGATCTGGCTATACAGCAGAATTTGGGCGGATTATCTGTGTTTGAAACGGATCTACGTGATTCCTTGAAAAAATCTAGTCTTCCAGCGACTGAAAAAGCTGCTATTCAAGCGAAAGCCGATCAAGCCGTAAAGGCGATCAATGGATTTGTAACATTTTTAAAAACGAATCCGAATCCATCGCCACGAAGCTTTAGATTGGGGCAGGAGCTATACGATCAAAAGTTCAAGTTTGATATCCAGTCGGGGTCTACTGCTGCACAGATCTATGATGCGGCAATGGCACGTAAGAGCTATTTACATGGCGAAATGTATAAAATCAGTAAGGAACTGTGGCCAAAGTATTTTGGAAAGACGGTACAGCCCACAGATAGTTTAGTGCTGATTCGCAAGATGATTGATACCTTGTCTGTCAATCACGTCAAAGCAGATGAATTTCAATCGGCCATTGAAGCGCAGATTCCAAAATTGGTGGAATTTGTGAAAAACAAAGATCTCCTGTACATAGATGATAGCAAACCTTTGGTTGTACGGAAAGAACCTGCTTATATGGCCGGTGTTGCTGGAGCGTCTATCAGTGCTCCAGGGCCTTATGATAAAGGTGGGAATACGTATTATAATGTTGGTAGCCTTGCCGGATGGACCAAAGAAGCTTCAGAAAGCTATCTGCGGGAATATAATCACTATATTTTGCAGATTCTGAATATCCACGAAGCTATTCCTGGGCATTATACGCAGTTGGTCTATGCCAACCAGTCGCCTAGCTTAATCAAGAGTGTTTTGGGTAATGGAGCCATGATCGAAGGCTGGGCTGTATATACCGAGCAGATGATGTTAGAAAATGGCTATGGCGATAATGCACCTGAAATGTGGTTGATGTGGTATAAATGGCATCTACGTACTGTATGTAATGCTATTTTGGACTATAGTGTGCATGTGAAGAATATGAGTGAAAAGGATGCTATGCATTTATTGGTTGACGAGGCATTTCAACAACAGGCAGAGGCCGCTGGGAAATGGAAAAGGGTATCTGTCAGTAGCGTACAGCTAACATCTTATTTTACGGGATATAAAGAAATCTATGATTTAAGAGAGGCTGTGAAAAAGGAGGAGGGTGCTCAATTTAAGCTGAAAGCCTTCAATGAGAAATTTCTGAGCTTTGGTAATTCGCCCGTAAAATATATCCGGGAAATGATGCTGAAAAAATAG
- the mgtA gene encoding magnesium-translocating P-type ATPase: protein MISVRDKIRNPLHSMISSNGMNVGTITKLHEVASQDEKMACAMLESSDEGITEDMAVERRQKFGLNEIQHQKAPKWYIQLIMAFANPFIYILLVIAAVSFVLDVWLASPDDRDYKTVFVVSIMVLISALLRFIQEYRSNAAAEKLKGMVKTTATVLRKFKGRREISIAELVPGDIVYLSAGDMIPSDCRIIQSKDLFVSESMLTGEALPVEKNYLPIRDAKEKQAIALSNICFMGTNVVSGSAIAIIVTTGNYTYFGSLSKSITGERPETSFDKGINKVSFLLIRFMLVMVPLIFLINGLMKGNWTEALLFAIAVAVGLTPEMLPMIVTANLAKGAVNMSKRKVIVKRLNSIQNIGAMDILCTDKTGTLTLDKIVMEKHLNVYGVEDDEVLKWAYLNSFHQTGLKNLMDKAVLEHVELHDYLKVEDQYLKVDEIPFDFQRRRMSVILKKYNGKHLLICKGAVEEMLELCTHAFDPGDDRSLHIENDRTVPMDDTMRRIVLNTSKKMNEEGLRVLLVAIREFEGSHPLTYAVADEAQLTLTGFIGFLDPAKPSAAPAIEALHKLGVAVKVLTGDNEIVTRKICNDVGIPVKRIINGSELDQINDQELDQCIVDVSVFAKLSPLQKVRVVKALRAKGHTVGFMGDGINDAAAIKEADVGISVDTAVDITKESADIILLEKDLMVLRKGVIYGRRTFGNIIKYIKMTASSNFGNMFSMLGASAFLPFLPMLPVHLLIQNLLYDISQVSIPWDSMDEEFILEPKKWDAGSVSKFMLFIGPISSIFDFATFALMYFVFKANTAEHQTLFQSGWFVEGLLSQTLIIHMIRTRKIPFIQSWAAAPVVALTTLVMVIGILLPFSPFAEALKLQALPLSYFPWLIVILIGYCLLTQFVKNWFIRKFHTWL from the coding sequence ATGATCAGCGTTAGAGACAAAATAAGAAATCCATTGCATAGCATGATTAGTTCAAATGGTATGAACGTGGGAACGATCACCAAATTGCATGAAGTCGCGAGTCAGGATGAAAAAATGGCTTGTGCTATGCTGGAAAGTAGTGATGAGGGGATTACAGAGGATATGGCGGTTGAGCGCCGCCAGAAATTTGGACTGAATGAAATACAACATCAAAAGGCTCCTAAATGGTATATCCAATTGATAATGGCATTCGCTAATCCCTTTATTTACATATTGCTTGTCATTGCTGCTGTCTCTTTCGTTCTAGATGTCTGGCTTGCATCACCGGATGACAGAGATTATAAGACTGTCTTTGTGGTTTCTATTATGGTATTGATCAGTGCCCTCTTACGTTTTATACAGGAGTATAGAAGTAATGCGGCAGCTGAGAAACTCAAAGGAATGGTGAAGACCACAGCTACTGTATTGCGAAAATTCAAAGGACGACGAGAGATCTCTATTGCTGAGCTCGTACCAGGGGATATTGTTTATCTCTCTGCAGGCGATATGATTCCCTCCGATTGCCGGATTATACAGAGTAAGGATCTTTTTGTGAGTGAAAGCATGCTGACGGGAGAGGCGCTTCCCGTAGAGAAGAATTATTTGCCAATTCGGGATGCAAAAGAAAAGCAGGCCATTGCCCTTAGCAATATCTGTTTTATGGGAACCAATGTTGTTAGTGGTTCAGCTATAGCGATTATTGTAACTACAGGTAACTATACTTATTTTGGAAGCCTCAGTAAATCCATTACAGGCGAACGGCCTGAAACAAGTTTTGACAAAGGGATAAACAAGGTGAGTTTTCTACTTATTCGCTTTATGTTGGTGATGGTTCCACTGATCTTTTTGATCAACGGCCTGATGAAAGGGAATTGGACCGAAGCGTTGTTATTTGCGATTGCTGTGGCCGTAGGGCTCACACCTGAGATGCTGCCCATGATTGTAACAGCAAATCTGGCTAAAGGAGCGGTTAATATGAGTAAACGTAAAGTCATTGTCAAACGTCTGAATTCCATTCAGAATATCGGTGCGATGGATATTCTCTGTACGGATAAAACAGGTACACTGACCCTGGACAAGATTGTGATGGAAAAGCATCTCAATGTCTATGGTGTGGAAGATGACGAGGTACTCAAATGGGCCTACCTCAATAGTTTTCATCAGACAGGCTTAAAAAATTTGATGGATAAGGCTGTACTGGAACATGTTGAACTGCATGATTATCTAAAAGTGGAAGATCAATACCTGAAAGTGGATGAGATACCCTTTGATTTTCAACGGCGAAGAATGTCGGTCATTCTAAAAAAGTACAATGGTAAGCATCTTTTGATCTGCAAGGGGGCTGTGGAGGAAATGCTGGAATTGTGTACCCATGCTTTTGATCCTGGGGATGATCGTAGCCTGCATATTGAAAATGATCGCACTGTACCTATGGATGATACCATGCGGAGAATCGTGCTGAATACATCAAAAAAGATGAATGAAGAAGGTTTGCGCGTGTTGTTGGTTGCCATTCGGGAATTTGAGGGATCACATCCATTGACTTATGCCGTTGCTGATGAAGCCCAGTTAACATTGACTGGTTTTATCGGTTTTTTGGATCCAGCCAAACCTTCTGCAGCACCAGCAATTGAAGCCCTGCATAAATTGGGGGTAGCTGTAAAAGTGCTGACAGGAGACAATGAGATCGTCACACGTAAAATCTGTAATGACGTGGGGATCCCTGTGAAACGTATTATTAATGGTAGCGAACTGGATCAGATCAATGATCAAGAATTGGATCAATGTATCGTTGACGTTTCTGTTTTTGCAAAATTAAGTCCATTGCAAAAAGTACGTGTGGTGAAAGCTCTACGCGCCAAGGGACATACTGTCGGTTTTATGGGCGATGGTATTAATGATGCTGCGGCAATTAAAGAGGCTGATGTGGGCATTAGTGTGGACACGGCAGTGGATATTACCAAAGAAAGTGCGGATATCATCCTATTGGAAAAAGATCTGATGGTTCTGCGAAAAGGCGTGATCTATGGTCGACGTACTTTTGGTAACATCATTAAATATATTAAGATGACAGCCAGTAGTAATTTTGGAAATATGTTCAGTATGCTCGGTGCAAGCGCGTTTCTTCCTTTTTTACCGATGTTGCCGGTTCACCTGCTGATACAGAATCTTTTATATGATATTTCACAGGTTTCTATTCCTTGGGACAGTATGGATGAAGAATTTATTCTAGAACCGAAAAAATGGGATGCGGGGAGTGTGTCAAAGTTTATGCTTTTTATTGGTCCGATCAGTTCTATCTTTGATTTTGCGACATTTGCATTAATGTATTTTGTCTTCAAGGCAAATACGGCCGAACATCAGACGCTTTTTCAATCGGGGTGGTTTGTCGAAGGACTGCTTTCACAGACTTTGATCATCCATATGATCCGTACACGCAAAATACCTTTTATACAAAGCTGGGCTGCAGCTCCTGTTGTGGCTTTGACTACCTTGGTTATGGTTATCGGTATTCTGCTGCCATTTTCACCTTTTGCGGAGGCTTTGAAATTACAGGCGCTACCATTGTCTTATTTTCCTTGGCTGATAGTTATTTTGATCGGTTATTGTTTGTTGACACAGTTTGTTAAGAATTGGTTTATCAGAAAATTCCATACCTGGCTGTAA
- a CDS encoding MgtC/SapB family protein has product MAIFEFALRLLAALLLGAAVGSERQWRQKNAGLRTNTLVSLGSAAFVLLSIEIGGDATGRIASYVVSGIGFLGAGVIMKDGLNVHGLNTAATIWCSAAVGALSGLGLYPQAALVATAIILTHLIFRPIGQRMGFIKFSKSAVAQTDYLVSIRCGIAIENHIRVLLIQMLGNEEKVLLTSLSSDDTVEANAAAITAVIKAVGQQDSLIERIASRLTMEEKVSKISWKIIGTEADL; this is encoded by the coding sequence ATGGCTATTTTTGAATTTGCACTACGATTATTGGCAGCATTACTTTTGGGGGCCGCAGTTGGTTCCGAAAGACAATGGCGTCAGAAGAATGCCGGACTTCGCACCAATACATTGGTGTCACTCGGTTCAGCAGCCTTTGTACTTCTTTCTATTGAAATAGGTGGTGATGCTACTGGACGTATCGCCTCCTATGTCGTTAGTGGGATTGGATTCCTCGGTGCCGGAGTGATTATGAAGGACGGACTGAACGTGCATGGTCTCAATACCGCGGCTACGATCTGGTGCTCAGCTGCCGTAGGTGCATTATCGGGGTTGGGTTTGTATCCACAGGCAGCGCTTGTAGCGACGGCCATTATTCTGACGCATTTGATCTTCCGGCCCATTGGCCAGCGGATGGGTTTCATCAAATTCAGTAAATCAGCAGTGGCACAAACCGACTATCTGGTATCCATCCGGTGCGGCATCGCTATCGAAAATCATATCCGTGTGCTGTTGATCCAAATGTTGGGCAATGAGGAGAAGGTATTATTGACTTCACTATCCAGCGATGATACTGTAGAGGCGAATGCGGCCGCAATTACTGCTGTTATCAAAGCTGTTGGCCAACAAGATAGTCTGATTGAACGGATAGCCAGTCGACTGACGATGGAAGAAAAAGTAAGCAAAATAAGCTGGAAAATTATCGGCACTGAAGCCGATCTGTAA
- a CDS encoding carboxymuconolactone decarboxylase family protein: MKQRINFFAKGQNAMKAMFGLGAYLGKCTIEQELLHLIYFRVSQINGCAYCLDMHSKDLLATGENPQRLFLLDAWREAPLYSARESAALEWAEAVTKITNGDVSDDVYAIANQEFSEEELIDLTLAVTTINAYNRFNISFRTEAGGYKVGQHKVQTA; the protein is encoded by the coding sequence ATGAAACAACGAATCAATTTTTTCGCAAAAGGCCAAAATGCTATGAAAGCTATGTTTGGATTGGGTGCTTATTTAGGTAAATGTACAATCGAGCAAGAGCTTTTGCATCTGATTTATTTTAGAGTATCACAGATCAACGGATGTGCTTATTGCCTAGATATGCATTCAAAAGATTTGCTTGCTACTGGCGAAAATCCACAGCGTCTATTTTTATTGGACGCTTGGCGCGAGGCACCACTTTATAGCGCACGCGAAAGCGCTGCCTTGGAATGGGCCGAAGCTGTAACAAAAATAACCAATGGTGATGTATCTGATGACGTTTATGCTATTGCAAACCAGGAGTTTTCTGAAGAAGAATTGATAGACCTAACTTTGGCGGTAACAACAATCAATGCATACAACCGTTTTAATATTTCTTTCCGCACTGAAGCTGGAGGGTACAAGGTCGGTCAACATAAGGTGCAGACAGCATAA
- a CDS encoding YciI family protein — translation MKDFILLFRQAGNEQPLLNDEEIAKINKKWFDWIGDIEAQGKLSDHGSRLEKAGKVLKPGGVITDGPFVEIRESLGGFIVISAENLEEATTLAHGCPILESNGSVEIRALLV, via the coding sequence ATGAAAGATTTCATCTTATTATTTAGGCAAGCAGGCAATGAGCAGCCTCTTTTAAATGACGAAGAAATTGCCAAAATAAACAAAAAATGGTTCGATTGGATCGGCGACATTGAAGCGCAGGGAAAACTATCCGACCATGGTTCACGACTTGAAAAAGCCGGAAAGGTGTTAAAACCCGGGGGCGTCATTACGGATGGTCCATTTGTGGAGATCCGGGAAAGTCTTGGCGGGTTTATTGTCATCTCAGCAGAAAATCTTGAGGAAGCGACAACATTGGCACATGGTTGTCCTATTTTAGAATCTAATGGTAGTGTTGAGATCAGGGCACTTTTAGTTTAA